From Bremerella cremea, the proteins below share one genomic window:
- a CDS encoding DUF1559 domain-containing protein produces the protein MTDKRTGFTLVELLVVIAIIGVLVALLLPAVQQAREAARRMSCSNNMKQLGLAVHNYHDTYGVFPNASIDQECGITRGNYQSAPFPGGGTSQWSWGTTLLPFIEMGNVYDSLQPGRKRLADQLDDPTALTVMQQRYAQFRCPSDTAPDTNVNRTLKSRSGKETETSVSNYIAANCSFDSSLFRGDVATNVDWPNGVFNYGLYANGAMPSHGANRTAEITDGLSNSALLSERNWTISHPASSATLIPTNAGTLFGNNVSSSSYGLRNEMTQVVFGASYGVNDPIYGQYGGVSSNHPGGVMMTLCDGSVRFIPETIDLTTGDLNFVNSTYEQLVAVNDGQVMRDF, from the coding sequence ATGACAGACAAAAGAACCGGTTTCACCTTAGTCGAACTGCTGGTCGTGATTGCGATCATTGGGGTGTTGGTTGCCTTGCTTTTGCCGGCGGTGCAGCAAGCACGCGAGGCCGCGCGGCGGATGAGCTGCAGCAACAACATGAAACAGCTTGGCCTGGCCGTTCATAATTACCACGATACCTATGGCGTGTTTCCCAACGCCTCGATCGATCAAGAGTGTGGTATCACGCGTGGCAACTATCAGTCGGCCCCATTCCCCGGGGGCGGGACATCGCAATGGTCGTGGGGCACAACCTTGCTTCCATTCATTGAAATGGGCAATGTTTACGATTCCCTGCAGCCAGGACGCAAACGCCTGGCCGATCAACTCGACGATCCGACGGCCCTAACCGTTATGCAGCAGCGCTACGCTCAGTTTCGCTGCCCCTCGGATACCGCGCCAGACACCAACGTGAATCGGACGCTCAAGAGCCGGAGCGGTAAGGAAACAGAGACCTCCGTTTCTAACTACATCGCGGCGAATTGTTCTTTCGACTCGAGCCTTTTCCGGGGTGATGTCGCCACGAACGTCGACTGGCCCAACGGTGTCTTTAACTATGGATTGTATGCCAACGGGGCGATGCCTTCGCACGGCGCGAACCGCACGGCTGAAATTACCGATGGTCTTTCGAATTCGGCTTTGCTCAGCGAACGGAATTGGACCATCAGCCATCCGGCGTCCAGTGCTACATTGATTCCGACCAATGCCGGCACCCTGTTTGGGAACAATGTCTCTTCCAGTTCCTACGGCCTGAGAAACGAAATGACACAAGTCGTGTTTGGGGCCAGTTACGGTGTCAACGATCCCATTTATGGCCAATACGGAGGCGTAAGCAGCAATCATCCTGGCGGCGTCATGATGACCCTGTGCGATGGTTCGGTTCGTTTCATCCCGGAAACAATCGACTTGACCACCGGTGATCTGAATTTCGTCAACAGCACCTACGAGCAACTCGTGGCGGTCAACGATGGTCAGGTAATGCGGGATTTCTAA
- a CDS encoding ABC transporter ATP-binding protein, with protein sequence MSEPAIELDKLAKSFGANQVLHDVSLSIPPGQTFALLGRNGAGKTTTIRILLGLIAASSGQAWVKGIDPAKHPLHVRGQVGYLGEDQTMYPWMTPVELCRFLSAFYPTWDAAWANELLSRFEIPPHARIGRLSKGQGVKLGLIAALAHRPSVVILDDPAMGLDPVARKEFNRHLVEHLQAEGTTVLYSSHLLDEVEAVADSVAILDQGRIVRTAATDALRDDVKQLVLPWDALAKAPQPACLLDLRRHEDRAVLVIDQAEHYLAQLAAVQIEPQVIDLRLDDIFEAFVIGRTEGWPEQPRAAEAVSV encoded by the coding sequence ATGAGTGAGCCTGCGATCGAACTCGATAAACTGGCCAAATCGTTTGGGGCCAACCAGGTGCTACACGATGTCTCGCTGAGCATCCCGCCGGGGCAAACGTTCGCCTTGCTCGGACGCAACGGGGCAGGCAAGACCACCACCATTCGTATTCTGCTGGGGTTGATTGCGGCCAGCAGCGGCCAGGCCTGGGTGAAAGGGATCGACCCGGCCAAGCACCCGCTGCATGTACGTGGCCAGGTGGGTTACCTGGGGGAAGATCAGACGATGTACCCTTGGATGACACCGGTCGAGCTGTGCCGGTTTCTGTCGGCCTTTTATCCGACCTGGGACGCTGCTTGGGCCAACGAACTGCTGAGCCGCTTCGAGATCCCGCCGCATGCCCGTATCGGTCGGCTTTCCAAAGGGCAGGGGGTGAAGCTGGGGCTGATCGCGGCCTTGGCCCATCGCCCGTCGGTTGTGATTTTGGACGACCCCGCCATGGGGCTCGATCCGGTCGCGCGGAAGGAATTCAACCGCCACCTGGTCGAACATCTTCAGGCCGAAGGGACGACGGTGTTGTACAGTTCGCACTTGCTGGATGAAGTGGAAGCGGTGGCCGACAGCGTGGCGATACTCGATCAAGGCCGCATCGTTCGCACCGCCGCTACCGACGCCCTGCGCGACGATGTGAAACAGCTTGTTCTGCCATGGGATGCCTTGGCGAAAGCGCCGCAGCCAGCTTGCCTGCTCGACCTGCGACGGCATGAAGATCGCGCGGTGCTGGTGATCGATCAGGCCGAGCATTACCTGGCTCAGCTTGCCGCGGTGCAAATCGAACCCCAAGTGATTGACCTGCGATTGGACGACATTTTCGAGGCGTTTGTGATTGGCCGGACGGAAGGCTGGCCAGAGCAACCTCGTGCGGCAGAAGCCGTTTCGGTTTAA
- a CDS encoding carboxypeptidase regulatory-like domain-containing protein, with amino-acid sequence MPSLLRFQNGLAILALGILPIAAGCSQPPVNLGYVSGVITVDGEPLDKATISFRPKEGGRPSFGLTDSNGYYTVYHTSKFQGAELGEHEIKIDLMPDSSYYAKETLKPKMGPMLGDGSGVRLPSDMASRQVEAGSQVYDFALTKSQLPKR; translated from the coding sequence ATGCCCTCCTTACTCCGATTTCAAAATGGACTTGCGATCCTCGCATTGGGCATCTTGCCGATCGCAGCCGGATGTTCCCAGCCGCCGGTGAATCTTGGTTACGTCAGCGGTGTCATTACGGTCGACGGAGAACCGCTCGATAAAGCTACGATCTCGTTTCGTCCCAAGGAAGGTGGGCGTCCCTCCTTTGGCCTGACCGATTCCAACGGCTACTATACGGTGTACCACACCAGCAAGTTTCAAGGCGCGGAATTGGGGGAACACGAAATCAAGATCGACTTGATGCCCGATTCGTCGTACTACGCCAAAGAGACGCTTAAGCCGAAGATGGGCCCGATGCTAGGCGATGGCTCTGGCGTCCGGCTCCCCTCGGATATGGCTTCGCGCCAGGTCGAGGCAGGCTCGCAGGTCTATGACTTTGCCTTGACCAAGTCGCAATTACCCAAGCGGTAA
- a CDS encoding DUF4041 domain-containing protein: protein MLSLVLGVLCIILTVVASGLGFILFQDKLKLARYSQIEDAEQHVAKCQQESDELSKSITQYKQQIHQFKKAYAKFVEMLGICKSTAEAKERLEGIEAELGNRKRLLNQELQLIETQLNNHKGVLKGASDAAAIAARIEQLKCQLGESEEDFALDEIGMHKRHYNYDTSAAYKSHMDTVVAKQKEMAKLALELIPPESSAASMTAIICRTQWTVSGSEAEGRKMMKQTVKLLLRAFNGECDAAVAKVKYGNYATIEKRITRAFDQINKLGQSNQIEIQPGYLDVRIAELRLAHELELKKEEEKQVQREIREQMAEEAKAEREIEKARKTAEQEEKVKARALEEARQQLADEHGKHNEKLAMLVAKLETELQEALDRKAKAIARAQLTKSGHVYVLSNIGSFGPHVYKIGMTRRLVPDERVKELGDASVPFLFDIHAMIYSEDAPALERQLHEHFNQRRVNRVNYRKEYFRVELEEIIDAVQQYHGLITFVLHPPAPDYRETLAIEADENKLITANAG, encoded by the coding sequence ATGTTGTCTTTGGTTCTAGGCGTTCTTTGTATTATTTTGACGGTAGTTGCTTCCGGCCTAGGATTTATCCTTTTTCAAGACAAGTTAAAGCTTGCCCGGTATTCACAGATAGAGGACGCCGAGCAGCATGTGGCCAAGTGCCAGCAGGAGTCCGACGAGCTTTCCAAATCGATCACACAGTATAAGCAGCAGATCCATCAGTTTAAAAAAGCTTATGCCAAATTTGTCGAGATGCTTGGCATCTGTAAATCAACCGCAGAAGCGAAGGAACGTCTTGAAGGTATCGAGGCCGAACTTGGCAATCGTAAGCGACTGCTCAACCAAGAACTGCAACTGATTGAAACACAGCTGAATAATCACAAGGGCGTATTGAAGGGAGCCTCGGATGCTGCAGCCATTGCAGCACGCATCGAGCAATTAAAGTGCCAATTAGGTGAGAGCGAAGAGGATTTTGCGTTAGACGAAATCGGCATGCACAAGCGGCACTACAATTATGATACCTCCGCCGCTTATAAGTCTCACATGGATACCGTGGTCGCCAAGCAAAAAGAAATGGCGAAACTCGCTCTTGAACTTATCCCGCCAGAGTCCTCGGCAGCGTCCATGACGGCAATTATTTGTCGTACGCAGTGGACCGTCAGCGGTAGCGAGGCCGAAGGGCGAAAAATGATGAAGCAAACGGTCAAATTACTGTTGCGAGCATTTAACGGAGAATGCGATGCTGCAGTTGCCAAAGTCAAGTATGGCAATTACGCGACGATTGAAAAACGCATTACGCGTGCATTCGACCAAATCAACAAACTAGGGCAATCAAATCAAATTGAAATTCAGCCTGGCTACCTAGATGTACGAATCGCTGAGCTACGTCTTGCCCATGAACTAGAACTTAAGAAAGAGGAAGAAAAGCAAGTTCAACGGGAAATTCGGGAACAGATGGCAGAAGAAGCCAAAGCAGAACGAGAAATCGAAAAAGCACGAAAGACCGCCGAGCAAGAGGAAAAAGTCAAAGCCAGAGCATTGGAAGAAGCACGACAACAATTAGCGGATGAACATGGCAAGCATAACGAAAAATTAGCGATGCTTGTGGCTAAGCTGGAAACAGAACTCCAAGAAGCACTCGATCGCAAAGCCAAGGCGATCGCCCGCGCCCAATTAACCAAAAGTGGGCACGTGTATGTGCTCTCGAATATTGGCAGCTTCGGCCCCCATGTTTATAAGATTGGGATGACCAGACGTTTGGTTCCGGACGAACGAGTCAAAGAACTGGGCGATGCTTCGGTTCCCTTCTTGTTCGATATCCACGCAATGATCTACTCGGAAGATGCACCTGCCCTGGAAAGACAATTGCACGAGCACTTTAACCAACGCCGAGTCAACCGAGTAAATTATCGCAAAGAATACTTCCGGGTCGAGTTAGAAGAAATCATCGACGCTGTACAACAGTACCATGGGCTCATCACCTTTGTATTGCACCCACCAGCACCAGACTATCGAGAAACACTTGCCATCGAAGCAGATGAGAATAAGCTAATCACCGCAAACGCTGGTTAA
- a CDS encoding BlaI/MecI/CopY family transcriptional regulator, translated as MKKKLPKPTEAELALLSVLWQRGPSTVREVHDALPDSATGYTTTLKILQKMFDKGLVARDESQRSHVYSAAIAAEQTQRQLLRDFVRRVFAGSPARLVMQALSDEAASAEDLAAIRELLDDLETKGHKDSQK; from the coding sequence ATGAAAAAGAAACTTCCCAAACCGACCGAAGCCGAGCTCGCTTTGCTTAGCGTATTGTGGCAGCGCGGGCCGAGTACCGTGCGTGAAGTTCACGATGCGCTGCCTGATTCCGCGACCGGATATACGACGACGCTGAAGATCTTGCAGAAGATGTTCGACAAAGGGCTGGTTGCTCGGGACGAGTCGCAGCGGTCGCATGTGTACTCGGCTGCCATCGCCGCCGAGCAAACCCAGCGGCAATTGCTGCGTGACTTTGTCCGCCGTGTGTTTGCCGGATCGCCTGCTCGCCTGGTGATGCAGGCCCTCTCGGACGAAGCCGCTTCGGCGGAAGATCTCGCCGCGATTCGTGAGCTGTTAGACGACCTGGAAACCAAAGGGCATAAGGACTCGCAGAAATGA
- a CDS encoding M56 family metallopeptidase encodes MNVDTLLDACGWTLLHFLWQGAVLGLLLFIALQCLPFARPQVRYTAACTALAGMAALVLLTFAWEVAQPAVVASVEETKLLEASEPSAEPVPPANHAFESASVLTKPTSEPPAPSEAVPLTPAIAAQSTWYQQLSTALTPWLDWLVLLWLAGVALLTLRLGVNWVAVQRLRGQGLPIAEGRWLDPLARLRHRLQVHAEVSLVHTATIAVPMVLGWLRPVILVPTEMVAGLTPGQLEAILAHELAHIRRYDYAVNLLQNLAETVLFFHPAVWWASAQIRKERECCCDAMAAQLCHGPLPYSQALLAVETFRSNTPLAVAANGGSLLQRIRRLSGQPARSPQAAGAMLLLLVAIGLASLFALEASQAAADEENVAAAMSDEEATKLAVAAHAKARAIDRLPRFYCEVDYRNGDVSTMTEVDRYSLENLRKAMTEPVPKEKWIDNHDIFAWDRKQALFESHSPGTKNDDGSPADYHQLMFGNLTEAWCKEYRAEQTPWFYRRPDFQAFWETSTPLTFQFIIATPRKFWWGDNDHHGVSHNTVPPSMVRYRHLGKEEIEGELCDIVESKGRAERLWIGRETGLIRAVLHYKYMGRIDSGFYQHPTVKKIAGQTFTSDKEYRDWSKQYYDKLPPFHQAELGNAFYESRFDEMARPSKYVLFRDYREITSGVWVPFVEDRTAWLYSQNDQNKFRYFRAESRVKKCSTDVDLTQRIEELRPQEGDFVQDQRVAGAVVEYKWREEIAQAEIDHLVQQKQLELQENQQLLDKLKAPLQKLVGQAAPPLTDGKWLGEKPQLSGKPTLIHFWAAWCGPCKNDYELLNRIAKKGQVIGIHPAGTPEDEVAAAIEAGQHTYPTFLSAENKEGLVGGYPVKMYPYCVVLDSAGRVAAHGSLFDVASTFHELNDAAKKDDPPATQPKTAEKSQMTVLVTDAQGHPLAGARVFQNQVYQLAGSDKPTIKNHEYYTDGGGKVVITWPGESRDLRLWVSQPEYVPLHAMWSRELQADGDKLPAEFRFQLTAATTIGGRVLDANGKPIAGAKIEIQNGTAGLPVRSGEPGQRPVAANWLAAEASAILTNSQGRWTANNIPSDRELTTTEARRNTADGKPAAEPSPKRNPLRLRVTHPDFQTFDMMANPKTTDMPTLEQLRKQDATVVLKAPDDKMDAPAAEEKQADEPKLSFAERQRKIKQEAAPYLAAMIEAGYRLSPDENLKRIAPPFPQVRHEWYRTRYPRQYELIPKGPDLMTFHWSDNKLENWGLWFGGQSLGTLLEDTLDLYPQNVEAPKDFLQTQLSGDWVIRPEAKGAGLLSELETILNDQLQLNIRMRFADIERDVYVMKGKYQFKPLPEFTPEKDASRYDKLQIFGALPYPNSGAGGGSGTFQKFNQWLGRWIKEPIVIEATDLPKSNISWQLHAPSPATPAELQMAHDPNLVLATISSQTGLEFVKEKRKIRMLVIEPLK; translated from the coding sequence ATGAACGTCGATACGCTTCTCGATGCCTGTGGCTGGACGCTGCTTCATTTTCTCTGGCAAGGTGCCGTGCTGGGGTTGTTGCTGTTCATCGCGCTACAGTGCCTGCCGTTTGCTCGACCCCAGGTTCGCTACACTGCGGCTTGCACCGCCCTGGCTGGCATGGCGGCGCTGGTGCTGCTGACGTTTGCCTGGGAGGTTGCCCAACCGGCGGTGGTTGCCTCGGTGGAAGAGACGAAGCTGCTGGAAGCCTCTGAACCATCCGCCGAGCCGGTGCCGCCAGCCAATCACGCATTCGAGTCGGCCTCAGTGTTGACCAAACCAACTTCCGAGCCGCCAGCACCGAGCGAAGCGGTGCCCCTGACGCCTGCAATTGCCGCACAATCGACCTGGTACCAGCAGCTATCGACAGCGCTAACGCCGTGGCTCGATTGGTTGGTGCTGCTATGGTTGGCTGGCGTCGCGTTGTTGACGTTGCGGCTAGGCGTGAACTGGGTTGCTGTGCAGCGGCTGCGTGGTCAAGGGCTGCCCATTGCCGAAGGACGCTGGCTCGACCCGTTGGCACGCCTACGTCATCGCTTGCAGGTACACGCAGAGGTGAGCCTGGTGCATACGGCGACGATTGCCGTGCCGATGGTCTTGGGTTGGCTGCGACCGGTCATTCTGGTTCCGACTGAAATGGTTGCCGGGCTAACGCCTGGCCAATTGGAGGCGATCTTGGCGCACGAGCTGGCCCACATTCGTCGGTACGACTACGCGGTGAACTTGCTGCAGAACCTGGCCGAAACGGTGCTGTTCTTTCATCCCGCCGTGTGGTGGGCCTCGGCCCAGATTCGCAAAGAGCGAGAATGCTGCTGCGATGCGATGGCCGCCCAGCTTTGCCATGGCCCGCTGCCCTACTCGCAGGCCCTGCTGGCGGTAGAAACGTTTCGCAGCAATACACCTCTGGCAGTCGCGGCCAATGGAGGTTCGCTCCTCCAGCGAATCCGTCGCCTGTCTGGCCAACCGGCACGCTCTCCGCAAGCCGCCGGCGCGATGCTCCTGCTGCTAGTCGCGATTGGTCTGGCCAGTCTCTTCGCGCTCGAAGCCAGCCAGGCCGCCGCCGACGAAGAAAACGTAGCCGCAGCGATGAGCGATGAAGAAGCGACCAAGCTGGCCGTGGCGGCGCATGCCAAGGCGCGGGCGATCGATCGTTTGCCTCGCTTTTACTGCGAAGTCGATTACCGCAACGGTGATGTTTCGACCATGACCGAGGTCGACCGTTATTCACTCGAAAATCTGCGAAAGGCGATGACCGAACCGGTACCGAAAGAAAAATGGATCGACAATCATGACATCTTTGCCTGGGATCGTAAGCAAGCACTCTTTGAATCGCACTCACCCGGTACGAAAAATGACGACGGTAGCCCGGCGGACTATCATCAGTTGATGTTCGGAAACTTGACCGAGGCATGGTGCAAGGAATATCGCGCCGAGCAGACGCCATGGTTTTATCGACGGCCAGATTTTCAGGCGTTCTGGGAAACTTCGACTCCGCTCACTTTTCAGTTTATCATCGCAACCCCACGTAAATTTTGGTGGGGAGACAACGACCATCATGGTGTAAGCCACAACACCGTGCCACCTTCGATGGTCCGTTATCGCCATCTCGGTAAGGAAGAGATAGAAGGGGAACTGTGCGACATTGTAGAATCCAAAGGTCGGGCCGAACGGTTATGGATCGGACGAGAAACAGGCTTGATCCGGGCCGTGCTCCATTACAAGTACATGGGACGAATAGACAGCGGATTCTATCAGCACCCGACCGTTAAGAAAATCGCGGGCCAAACATTCACTTCCGACAAAGAATATCGCGACTGGTCTAAGCAATACTACGACAAGCTGCCCCCCTTCCACCAAGCCGAACTCGGCAATGCCTTCTACGAATCGCGATTCGACGAAATGGCCCGCCCGTCGAAGTACGTTCTCTTCCGCGATTATCGTGAAATTACTTCTGGCGTGTGGGTTCCGTTTGTCGAAGACCGAACGGCTTGGCTTTACAGCCAAAACGACCAGAATAAGTTCCGCTATTTCCGCGCTGAAAGCCGCGTGAAGAAATGTAGCACCGACGTTGACCTCACGCAGCGGATCGAAGAACTGAGGCCGCAGGAAGGGGACTTCGTACAGGACCAGCGGGTTGCTGGTGCCGTGGTCGAGTACAAATGGCGGGAAGAGATTGCCCAAGCCGAGATCGATCACCTGGTGCAACAAAAGCAGTTGGAACTGCAGGAAAACCAGCAGCTACTCGATAAGCTGAAAGCCCCGCTGCAAAAGCTGGTCGGTCAGGCCGCGCCTCCCTTAACGGATGGCAAGTGGCTGGGGGAAAAGCCGCAGCTAAGTGGCAAGCCGACGCTGATTCACTTCTGGGCGGCCTGGTGTGGTCCGTGCAAAAACGATTACGAACTCCTCAATCGGATCGCGAAAAAAGGCCAGGTAATTGGCATTCACCCAGCGGGCACGCCGGAAGATGAAGTCGCTGCCGCGATCGAAGCAGGCCAGCACACCTACCCCACGTTTCTTTCGGCGGAAAACAAGGAAGGACTGGTCGGCGGCTACCCGGTGAAGATGTACCCCTACTGCGTCGTCCTCGACTCGGCAGGACGCGTCGCCGCGCATGGCTCGCTGTTTGATGTGGCCAGTACCTTTCACGAGCTGAACGATGCCGCCAAGAAAGACGACCCGCCAGCCACCCAGCCAAAAACGGCTGAGAAGAGCCAAATGACGGTGCTTGTCACCGACGCCCAGGGGCACCCACTTGCTGGTGCAAGAGTGTTTCAGAACCAGGTCTATCAGTTGGCTGGAAGTGACAAGCCGACGATCAAGAACCACGAATACTATACCGATGGCGGCGGGAAAGTGGTGATTACCTGGCCAGGCGAATCGCGCGATCTGCGGTTGTGGGTCTCGCAGCCAGAGTATGTTCCGCTGCACGCAATGTGGTCGCGGGAACTGCAAGCCGATGGCGACAAGTTGCCTGCCGAATTCCGCTTCCAACTCACCGCAGCAACCACCATTGGTGGTCGCGTGCTCGATGCCAACGGAAAGCCGATTGCTGGGGCGAAAATTGAAATTCAAAACGGCACCGCTGGCCTGCCGGTTCGTTCCGGCGAACCCGGCCAGCGACCGGTGGCGGCAAACTGGCTGGCCGCAGAAGCTTCGGCCATTTTAACCAATTCCCAAGGCCGCTGGACCGCTAACAACATTCCGTCCGATCGCGAGCTGACGACAACCGAAGCGCGACGTAATACGGCGGATGGCAAGCCTGCGGCTGAGCCATCCCCTAAACGCAATCCACTGCGGCTACGGGTAACGCATCCTGATTTCCAGACCTTCGATATGATGGCGAACCCAAAGACCACCGATATGCCGACGCTTGAGCAGCTGCGCAAGCAAGACGCCACGGTTGTCTTGAAAGCACCCGACGACAAGATGGACGCCCCGGCGGCAGAAGAGAAGCAGGCAGACGAACCGAAACTCTCGTTCGCCGAGCGGCAGCGTAAGATCAAACAAGAAGCCGCACCTTATTTGGCAGCCATGATCGAAGCAGGCTATCGGCTTTCGCCCGACGAGAACCTGAAGCGAATCGCGCCACCGTTTCCCCAGGTTCGGCACGAATGGTACCGCACACGTTACCCCCGACAGTATGAGTTGATTCCCAAGGGGCCCGATTTGATGACCTTCCATTGGAGCGACAACAAGCTTGAGAATTGGGGCCTGTGGTTTGGCGGGCAGTCGCTAGGAACCCTGCTGGAAGACACCTTGGATCTTTATCCACAGAACGTGGAAGCTCCCAAAGATTTCCTACAAACGCAACTCAGCGGCGACTGGGTGATACGGCCTGAGGCAAAAGGAGCAGGGCTTTTGTCCGAGCTGGAAACGATTCTGAACGATCAATTACAGCTGAACATAAGAATGCGTTTTGCCGATATCGAGCGCGACGTCTATGTCATGAAGGGCAAATACCAGTTCAAACCGTTGCCGGAATTTACGCCGGAGAAAGACGCCTCGCGCTACGATAAGCTGCAAATCTTCGGGGCACTCCCTTACCCTAACAGTGGAGCAGGTGGAGGTAGTGGCACCTTCCAAAAATTCAATCAATGGTTGGGCCGCTGGATTAAGGAACCGATTGTCATCGAGGCGACCGACTTGCCAAAAAGCAACATCTCGTGGCAACTTCACGCCCCCAGTCCGGCAACGCCTGCCGAACTGCAAATGGCCCACGACCCGAACTTAGTTCTGGCCACCATTTCTTCCCAAACCGGGTTAGAGTTCGTAAAGGAAAAGCGGAAAATAAGGATGCTAGTCATCGAGCCGCTAAAGTAG
- a CDS encoding GntR family transcriptional regulator translates to MYIRIERGAATPISRQIAEQVRAQCLAGLLRPGDCLPSVRQLASELVVNVNTVVRVYEKLAAEGLLEMRHGEGTFVLPQTTTRQQAAELKQQRQQFLREFQAIVRRGLLLGLTANDLRRELTAASTEVKNHIAMAKDEETKG, encoded by the coding sequence ATGTACATTCGCATAGAACGGGGGGCGGCTACGCCGATTTCTCGGCAGATTGCTGAGCAGGTTCGGGCTCAGTGTTTGGCGGGGTTGTTGCGGCCGGGGGATTGTTTGCCTTCGGTCCGGCAGTTGGCTAGTGAGTTGGTGGTGAACGTCAACACCGTGGTGCGCGTGTACGAGAAGCTGGCCGCAGAGGGCTTACTGGAGATGCGGCATGGGGAGGGGACGTTTGTCTTGCCTCAAACGACAACGCGCCAGCAAGCCGCCGAACTGAAGCAGCAACGGCAGCAATTCTTGCGTGAATTTCAAGCGATCGTCCGTCGCGGGCTACTGCTTGGGCTAACCGCGAACGACCTGCGGCGCGAGCTAACCGCCGCTTCGACAGAAGTCAAAAATCATATTGCCATGGCAAAGGATGAGGAGACCAAGGGATGA
- a CDS encoding thioredoxin family protein: protein MPGHVSRTIVLPHAAIGDGVRQLPFFPLSIERLMLPYFRKTLVALGFLATLLLAHVSRAEESTSIAWRTNFAAAKAEAKKEGKSLFLFFTGSDWCVVCKRLEAAALHDEQFVNAIEQSFIPVMLDFPTGFELEDALAQQNEALSEKYDVHAFPTLLAIDLEGKIFGQIIGFNGDKPKLLADIQQMNAAGEVLAAITHKGGVDAVDDPQQLAAFLDHVPNSVLGAHWNGLLQQALVKSEQSDPELHKTLLLRQSAIEKQMAADLVQQKIEQMFRSGVSPAEQIKVLETMLTEAEENDEIKKSVYLQYSAMLSHAGRHEESLTWAQKVTNAPWAGQRERYLGLDFQIKQLFRLNRIDEGMALFPELYQASSGEADTPREAWIPGMAAQELFFAGRYQEAAAQTALALAKSKPDSSDQARIYFFGSASLAALATDFELRGEYLLGLANYQQNNAQKALRQAEAAVCFAAAGAQPKAEQTLANIEPLDPEKTPPEIQKQLAQIHKAIPGTQVDALKYLMTLPNAPREKLKEQIEALEN from the coding sequence ATGCCAGGTCACGTTAGCCGCACGATTGTCTTGCCGCACGCCGCCATTGGGGACGGCGTGCGGCAACTTCCTTTCTTCCCCCTTTCGATTGAGCGCTTAATGCTTCCTTACTTCCGCAAGACACTAGTTGCCCTTGGTTTTTTGGCAACCCTACTGCTCGCGCATGTTTCCCGCGCCGAAGAGTCTACCTCGATCGCCTGGCGAACCAATTTTGCTGCCGCGAAAGCAGAAGCCAAAAAGGAAGGCAAATCGCTGTTCTTGTTCTTCACCGGTTCCGACTGGTGCGTGGTTTGTAAACGGCTGGAAGCGGCTGCGCTGCATGACGAACAATTTGTCAACGCAATCGAGCAATCGTTTATCCCGGTAATGCTCGATTTCCCAACCGGCTTCGAGCTGGAAGATGCGCTGGCTCAGCAGAACGAAGCGCTCAGCGAGAAGTACGACGTGCATGCTTTCCCCACGCTGCTGGCGATTGATCTGGAAGGAAAGATCTTCGGACAAATCATCGGCTTTAACGGCGACAAACCAAAATTGTTAGCCGACATCCAGCAAATGAATGCCGCCGGAGAGGTCCTCGCCGCGATCACCCACAAGGGAGGCGTCGACGCCGTCGACGACCCGCAGCAACTTGCTGCTTTCCTCGATCATGTTCCCAACTCGGTCCTGGGGGCGCATTGGAACGGCCTCCTGCAACAGGCCCTCGTCAAGTCGGAACAATCCGATCCGGAACTGCACAAGACGCTGCTGCTTCGCCAATCGGCTATCGAAAAACAGATGGCCGCTGACCTCGTTCAGCAGAAGATCGAACAGATGTTTCGCAGTGGTGTCTCTCCTGCAGAACAAATCAAAGTTCTCGAAACGATGCTGACCGAAGCGGAAGAGAACGACGAGATAAAGAAGTCGGTCTACCTTCAATACAGCGCGATGCTTTCCCATGCTGGCCGCCACGAAGAGTCCCTGACCTGGGCGCAGAAAGTCACAAACGCCCCTTGGGCTGGTCAACGCGAACGCTACTTGGGGCTCGACTTTCAGATCAAGCAGTTGTTCCGGTTGAACCGCATCGACGAAGGGATGGCGTTGTTTCCCGAACTGTATCAGGCATCTTCAGGAGAAGCCGACACACCACGGGAAGCTTGGATTCCCGGCATGGCAGCGCAAGAGCTATTCTTCGCCGGTCGCTACCAGGAAGCGGCTGCCCAAACAGCCCTGGCCCTAGCCAAGTCGAAGCCTGATAGTAGCGATCAGGCTCGCATCTATTTCTTTGGCAGCGCCAGTCTCGCCGCACTTGCCACCGACTTCGAGCTACGCGGAGAATACCTGCTGGGGTTGGCAAACTACCAGCAAAACAACGCTCAGAAAGCACTACGCCAAGCAGAAGCAGCCGTCTGCTTCGCCGCAGCAGGAGCCCAACCCAAGGCCGAACAAACCCTGGCCAATATCGAACCACTCGACCCAGAAAAAACGCCGCCCGAAATCCAAAAGCAACTCGCTCAAATTCACAAAGCCATCCCAGGAACCCAAGTGGACGCGTTGAAATACTTAATGACCCTGCCAAACGCCCCACGTGAAAAACTGAAGGAGCAGATCGAAGCCTTAGAAAACTAA